One region of Luteolibacter sp. Y139 genomic DNA includes:
- a CDS encoding MotA/TolQ/ExbB proton channel family protein: MPTEFNPSGLLENGGLMIWLQAALAFFGAVFVVERLFFFHRARINVGDLLVGLSNHVRRKAYAEAMHEAARAPGPVARVAHAVLLRHSMERPDLRDIAQEAGQLEVPRIEKNLRGILGVALLAPLTGMLGTVLGLWKTFQQISSHGGYASPSELTTGMVTALVTTIVGLTIAIPAYLFYLYFLGRTKRLFHRIERTGIEMVNMICDARIDTGIVSMRDELEARRREERKK, from the coding sequence ATGCCGACCGAATTCAACCCCTCGGGCCTCCTGGAAAACGGGGGACTGATGATATGGCTTCAGGCAGCGCTGGCGTTTTTCGGTGCTGTTTTCGTGGTGGAGCGGCTGTTTTTCTTCCATCGGGCCCGCATCAATGTGGGCGATTTGCTCGTCGGGCTGTCCAATCACGTCCGCCGGAAGGCTTATGCGGAGGCGATGCATGAGGCGGCGCGTGCTCCGGGACCGGTGGCCCGCGTGGCTCATGCGGTGCTGTTGAGGCACTCGATGGAGCGTCCGGACCTGCGGGATATCGCACAAGAGGCTGGGCAGCTTGAGGTTCCGCGGATTGAGAAGAACTTGCGCGGGATTCTCGGGGTGGCTCTTTTGGCCCCTCTGACCGGTATGTTGGGCACGGTGCTGGGGCTGTGGAAAACCTTTCAGCAGATCAGTTCACATGGCGGCTATGCCAGTCCATCCGAACTGACCACGGGCATGGTCACCGCGTTGGTAACTACGATCGTGGGCCTGACGATCGCGATCCCGGCGTATCTGTTTTACCTGTATTTCCTCGGCCGGACGAAACGGCTTTTCCACCGGATCGAACGCACGGGTATCGAGATGGTGAACATGATCTGCGACGCCCGGATTGATACTGGCATCGTCTCGATGCGGGATGAGCTGGAAGCCCGCCGGCGCGAAGAGCGGAAGAAATGA
- a CDS encoding DUF6172 family protein, with amino-acid sequence MKKTFPLEVADRKPGLVLDAIKNELRKYLKRERRKALPEGVDFWDFDCKVGPTSAEAAATHPGDVEKAIAAAAAAGGKEVYVEILAKPGHRAKKEE; translated from the coding sequence ATGAAGAAAACCTTTCCCCTCGAAGTCGCGGACCGGAAGCCCGGGCTGGTGCTGGATGCGATCAAGAATGAGCTCCGGAAGTATCTGAAGCGCGAGCGCCGGAAGGCCTTGCCGGAGGGTGTCGATTTCTGGGACTTCGACTGCAAGGTGGGCCCGACGAGTGCGGAGGCCGCCGCGACGCATCCCGGCGATGTGGAGAAGGCGATCGCTGCCGCTGCCGCTGCGGGGGGCAAGGAGGTGTATGTGGAGATCCTGGCCAAGCCGGGGCACCGGGCGAAGAAGGAGGAGTAG
- a CDS encoding Precorrin-3B methylase: MPPKKKPNQWPPTGPALVKEVCRRIRLARSLWDAHRNAACRGEREKAIALYETLTPEEREKVPQTLRVWLRYRSEKYFGEGR, from the coding sequence GTGCCCCCGAAAAAGAAGCCAAACCAGTGGCCCCCCACCGGCCCCGCCTTGGTGAAGGAAGTCTGCCGCCGCATCCGCCTGGCGCGCAGCCTCTGGGACGCCCACCGCAATGCAGCCTGCCGCGGCGAACGCGAAAAAGCCATCGCCCTCTACGAAACCCTCACCCCCGAGGAACGCGAAAAAGTCCCCCAAACCCTCCGCGTCTGGCTCCGCTACCGCAGCGAAAAATACTTCGGCGAAGGCCGTTAG
- a CDS encoding acyl-CoA thioesterase, with product MIEPLHVHPAQVSFADTDCSGWLHFPKIFRHVEEAEHLYLQQQGIVVIDRELGGWPRVHVSCDFKRPLRFGDKIEVQLGIERIGAASVSWVFEVVKEGEVCAFGKMTTVRVDCEGKPLVIDEGTRGKLQAVP from the coding sequence ATGATCGAGCCGCTCCATGTTCATCCGGCGCAGGTTTCCTTTGCGGATACCGATTGCAGCGGGTGGCTGCATTTTCCGAAGATCTTCCGCCATGTGGAGGAGGCGGAGCATCTGTATCTGCAACAGCAAGGGATCGTGGTGATCGACCGTGAGCTCGGGGGATGGCCGCGAGTGCATGTGTCGTGTGACTTCAAGCGGCCGCTGCGGTTCGGGGATAAGATCGAGGTGCAGCTGGGGATCGAGCGGATCGGGGCTGCTTCGGTGAGCTGGGTGTTTGAGGTGGTGAAGGAGGGTGAGGTGTGTGCCTTTGGGAAGATGACGACGGTGCGGGTGGATTGTGAGGGAAAGCCGCTGGTGATCGATGAGGGGACGCGGGGGAAGCTTCAAGCGGTTCCCTGA
- the fabF gene encoding beta-ketoacyl-ACP synthase II — protein sequence MSERRVVITGIGCVSPLGNDLQTTWDGLKAGRSGIGTITLLDPAPYECKIAGEVKDFAPDQYFNTPRESRRSDRYVQFAVAASKMALADSGVDLEKVDRRRFGVMVGSGIGGLGTLEREHEVCLTKGPKRVSPFTIPMMISNIASGIISMEHGLYGPNMVIVTACATSNHNIGEAWRMIKFGDADAFLCGGAESTILPMGLAGFANMKALSTRNDAPEKASRPFDADRDGFVMGEGAGVVVIEELEHAKARGAKIYAELVGYGVSADAHHLSAPSPDGSGPAYAIGMALKHAKLNPEDVQYLNAHATSTGLGDIAETRAIKLAFGDYATNGLMVSSTKSMTGHMLGAAGGIELIASVMSIVEGVVPPTINVENQDPECDLDVVPNTAREAKVDVALSNSFGFGGHNASLLVKRF from the coding sequence ATGAGCGAAAGAAGAGTCGTCATCACCGGTATCGGCTGCGTCAGCCCCCTTGGCAATGATCTGCAAACCACGTGGGACGGCCTGAAGGCCGGGCGCAGCGGCATCGGGACGATCACCCTGCTGGATCCGGCACCGTATGAGTGCAAGATCGCGGGTGAGGTGAAGGACTTCGCTCCGGACCAGTATTTCAACACTCCCCGTGAGTCTCGCCGCTCGGACCGATATGTGCAGTTCGCGGTGGCAGCGTCGAAGATGGCGCTGGCGGACAGCGGCGTGGATCTGGAGAAGGTGGATCGCCGCCGTTTCGGCGTGATGGTGGGCAGCGGCATCGGCGGCCTGGGCACGCTGGAGCGCGAGCATGAGGTCTGCCTGACGAAGGGACCGAAGCGCGTCTCGCCTTTCACGATCCCGATGATGATTTCCAACATCGCGAGCGGCATCATTTCCATGGAGCACGGTCTCTACGGGCCGAACATGGTGATCGTGACGGCTTGTGCGACGTCCAACCACAACATTGGTGAGGCGTGGCGCATGATCAAATTCGGCGATGCGGATGCTTTCCTCTGCGGTGGTGCGGAGTCGACGATCCTGCCGATGGGCTTGGCGGGCTTTGCCAACATGAAGGCGCTGAGCACGCGGAACGATGCACCGGAGAAGGCGTCGCGTCCCTTTGATGCGGACCGCGATGGCTTCGTGATGGGTGAAGGTGCGGGCGTGGTGGTGATTGAAGAGCTGGAGCACGCGAAGGCTCGCGGTGCGAAGATTTATGCGGAGCTGGTGGGCTATGGTGTGAGTGCGGATGCGCATCACCTGAGTGCGCCATCGCCGGATGGTTCCGGTCCGGCTTATGCGATCGGGATGGCGCTCAAGCACGCGAAGCTGAATCCGGAGGATGTGCAGTATCTCAATGCGCACGCGACCTCGACTGGGCTCGGTGACATTGCGGAGACGCGGGCGATCAAGCTGGCGTTCGGCGACTACGCTACGAATGGGCTGATGGTGAGTTCGACCAAGTCGATGACGGGGCACATGCTTGGTGCGGCCGGTGGTATCGAGCTGATCGCTTCGGTGATGTCGATCGTGGAGGGTGTAGTGCCGCCGACGATCAACGTGGAAAACCAGGATCCGGAGTGCGATCTGGACGTGGTGCCGAACACGGCGCGCGAGGCGAAGGTGGATGTGGCGCTGAGCAACAGCTTCGGATTTGGCGGGCACAATGCCTCGCTGCTGGTGAAGCGGTTCTAA
- a CDS encoding YfbK domain-containing protein — MNDDTDKPLNPVGDAALEARITAWVLGEASPFEAAELEEICNRDPEARLFERRLRVLHGFVTADRKAGPDEAWKLPAEKRAKIEALFDDEPVVEKEEVIELPKIVNRGQTGRRALLALAACTVISAAGWALFSSVGVSSKEALAMKSKVEVSPMNGEREARNRLVELRGIIVDRAENNFAYDAPASPAVRGPLPAEEPAAQIDSLAAVEAKGERGQVMEESLARLEEKPALSRSKSSVEVPSQAQARRYLDLEKSSPMATMKPAAVADSGPAPEVAAGDVPAPTTAPTATAATGAIALNDFSDHQMLGKELGAARSGKPADLEADAVTRFGRAADASAPEGASSLNTRSRSETPLFDSKASIGGVLRFGEAELAQPSTESGRVAGGPPASNSVGGWSSWGGVRGDANAPARPASGAAEDHFFAHGATQQATGDTFGMAADGIVGGLKSDLSLEYNSAVTNAPTGSGGGAILGIPADPSVGVNKIMTAGQRSGQGEINRNSIDAILSNTDRPEAEVAGDLKKDVTLMMNGSVSNFTVDPEADTAGAKVQAQTALGANAADRDAAWFMKQEATKQLPELQLAEGKKSADGPYSGLAQKEMIRRQSAVATSDALRDEGRDAYAKGDYKAAVDKYKASLDVLPDAEMVKDRRDYLNQVLSDGSTALGESYRKVGKYEEARQLAGDTLARDPNNVQAKALQDYLDDPIRTNPALTYGDDKNTDEVRRKLYMAEGNYNLGKFDDASKAYEDVLRTDPYNKAARRGMESVASAKANYYRAAYDQTRAELLAQVDRAWETAVPPEEGSKGLKDLAKAKDDVSASMSEVSDEEVILKLDKAIHEGEEKLQQDPNSTEIQAQLQQLGRVRDGFRSEIETKAKSEKKQEQNKAPEPVALAETATAAEPFSTFSLHVSDASFKMAKAALDRGEVPAADGIRPEEFYNAFDYGDAAPANGEPVVCAVEQCAHPALPQRNLLRIGVRTGSQGRGGSTPLNLTLLLDSSGSMEREDRNAGLVNAVQQLSGLLKEGDTVSVIGFARQPRLLVDRLPGNRAQELNAILARTPSEGGTNLEEGLKLGEELALRQFNPAAQNRIVLFTDGAANLGDAKPETLQAKVELMRQHGIAFDAAGFGTEGLNDKLLERLTRNGNGRYYIVDRAEDADAGFAKQLAGAFRPAAENVKVQVRFNPARVAKYKLIGFEEHRLKKEDFRNDSVDAAEMAAEEAGNALYQIETLPQGEGEVGEVSVRFRDAASGQMVERTWTIPYEAQAPAFDQATPSIELAGLAAFAAEKLRAAPMAEAVDFQQLAPVMAKVKARYANSKPVAELESMIGKLK; from the coding sequence ATGAATGACGATACGGACAAGCCGCTGAATCCCGTGGGTGATGCTGCGCTGGAAGCGCGGATCACGGCGTGGGTGTTAGGCGAGGCTTCGCCGTTCGAGGCGGCGGAGTTGGAGGAGATCTGCAACCGGGATCCGGAGGCGCGGTTGTTTGAGCGGCGCTTGCGGGTGCTGCATGGATTCGTCACGGCGGACCGCAAGGCGGGGCCGGATGAGGCGTGGAAGTTGCCGGCGGAGAAGCGGGCGAAGATCGAGGCTTTGTTTGATGATGAGCCGGTGGTGGAGAAGGAGGAGGTCATCGAGTTGCCGAAGATCGTGAATCGCGGGCAGACGGGGCGTCGTGCCCTTCTGGCGCTGGCGGCTTGCACGGTGATCAGTGCGGCGGGTTGGGCTCTCTTCTCTTCGGTGGGGGTGTCTTCCAAGGAAGCTTTGGCGATGAAGTCGAAAGTGGAGGTTTCGCCGATGAATGGAGAGCGCGAGGCTCGGAACCGTTTAGTAGAGCTGCGTGGGATTATCGTGGATCGGGCGGAGAATAACTTCGCTTATGACGCTCCGGCATCGCCGGCGGTGAGAGGTCCGCTTCCGGCAGAGGAGCCTGCTGCTCAGATCGATTCGCTTGCCGCGGTTGAGGCGAAAGGAGAGCGCGGGCAGGTGATGGAGGAGTCCTTGGCGAGGCTTGAGGAAAAGCCGGCGCTGAGTCGCAGCAAGTCTTCGGTCGAGGTTCCATCGCAGGCGCAAGCGAGGCGTTACCTGGATCTTGAGAAGAGCAGTCCGATGGCAACGATGAAGCCTGCTGCAGTGGCGGATTCTGGTCCAGCGCCTGAAGTCGCTGCGGGCGACGTTCCGGCGCCGACGACCGCACCCACGGCTACGGCTGCTACCGGCGCGATTGCTCTCAACGACTTCAGCGATCACCAGATGCTCGGGAAGGAACTGGGGGCTGCTCGTAGTGGGAAGCCGGCGGATCTAGAAGCTGACGCTGTCACACGGTTTGGACGCGCTGCGGACGCTTCTGCTCCGGAAGGGGCATCCAGCTTGAACACTCGTTCCCGCAGCGAGACTCCGTTGTTCGATTCGAAGGCGTCGATAGGAGGCGTGCTCCGTTTCGGGGAAGCGGAGCTGGCCCAGCCTTCGACCGAGAGCGGGCGGGTGGCTGGCGGTCCCCCGGCTTCCAATTCAGTCGGCGGGTGGTCCAGCTGGGGTGGTGTGAGAGGGGATGCCAATGCACCCGCACGGCCTGCGAGTGGAGCGGCAGAAGATCATTTTTTTGCCCACGGGGCGACGCAGCAGGCAACCGGTGACACTTTCGGGATGGCGGCGGATGGCATCGTGGGTGGTCTGAAGAGTGATCTGTCGCTTGAATACAATAGTGCCGTCACGAACGCTCCCACCGGAAGCGGTGGTGGTGCGATCCTTGGTATCCCGGCTGATCCGAGTGTCGGTGTGAACAAGATCATGACGGCGGGTCAGCGTTCCGGTCAGGGTGAGATCAATCGCAACAGCATCGACGCGATCCTGAGCAATACGGATCGCCCGGAAGCGGAAGTTGCCGGTGATTTGAAGAAGGATGTCACGCTGATGATGAATGGGAGCGTCAGCAATTTCACCGTCGACCCTGAAGCTGATACGGCAGGGGCGAAAGTTCAGGCGCAAACAGCGCTCGGTGCGAATGCTGCCGACAGGGACGCGGCTTGGTTCATGAAGCAGGAGGCAACCAAGCAGCTGCCGGAGTTGCAGCTGGCCGAGGGCAAGAAGTCAGCGGATGGCCCTTACAGTGGTCTTGCGCAGAAGGAGATGATCCGCCGCCAGAGTGCGGTGGCGACTTCCGACGCGCTGCGGGATGAAGGCCGTGATGCTTACGCCAAGGGCGACTACAAGGCGGCGGTGGACAAATACAAGGCGTCCCTGGATGTGTTGCCGGATGCGGAGATGGTCAAGGATCGCCGGGACTATCTTAACCAGGTGCTTTCCGATGGCTCGACCGCGCTTGGTGAGAGCTACCGCAAGGTGGGCAAATATGAGGAGGCGCGCCAGCTTGCCGGTGATACGCTTGCGCGTGACCCGAACAATGTGCAGGCAAAGGCGCTGCAGGACTATCTGGACGATCCGATTCGCACCAATCCTGCGCTGACTTACGGGGACGACAAGAATACCGACGAGGTCCGTCGCAAGCTCTACATGGCGGAGGGGAACTACAACCTCGGGAAGTTCGATGATGCGAGCAAGGCCTATGAGGATGTGCTCCGCACTGATCCGTATAACAAGGCAGCCCGGCGGGGGATGGAGTCGGTGGCGTCGGCCAAGGCGAACTACTATCGGGCGGCCTATGATCAGACTCGTGCCGAGCTTCTAGCGCAGGTGGATCGGGCTTGGGAAACTGCGGTCCCGCCGGAGGAGGGCTCCAAGGGATTGAAGGACCTCGCAAAGGCGAAGGACGATGTTTCCGCTTCAATGTCTGAAGTATCGGATGAGGAAGTCATCTTGAAATTGGACAAGGCGATCCATGAAGGAGAGGAGAAGCTTCAGCAGGATCCGAATAGCACCGAGATCCAGGCTCAGCTTCAGCAATTGGGCAGGGTTCGCGATGGATTCCGCAGTGAGATTGAGACGAAGGCCAAGAGCGAGAAGAAGCAGGAGCAGAACAAGGCCCCCGAGCCAGTGGCATTGGCCGAGACTGCGACTGCTGCGGAGCCTTTCTCGACCTTCTCGCTGCATGTGAGTGATGCGTCGTTCAAGATGGCGAAGGCGGCGCTGGATCGTGGGGAGGTGCCGGCGGCGGATGGGATCCGGCCGGAGGAGTTTTACAATGCATTTGATTATGGTGATGCGGCACCGGCGAATGGGGAGCCGGTGGTGTGTGCGGTGGAGCAGTGTGCGCATCCGGCCTTGCCGCAGCGGAACCTTTTGAGGATCGGCGTGCGGACGGGTTCGCAAGGGCGCGGGGGCTCGACGCCGCTGAATCTAACATTGCTGCTGGATAGCTCGGGCTCGATGGAACGTGAGGACCGGAACGCCGGGCTGGTGAATGCGGTGCAGCAGCTTTCGGGGCTACTGAAAGAGGGCGACACGGTGAGTGTGATCGGCTTTGCGCGGCAGCCGCGGTTGCTGGTGGATCGCTTGCCGGGGAACCGGGCGCAGGAGTTGAATGCGATCCTGGCGCGGACACCATCGGAAGGTGGCACGAATCTGGAGGAGGGGCTGAAGCTGGGCGAAGAGCTGGCTTTGCGGCAGTTCAATCCGGCGGCGCAGAACCGGATCGTGCTCTTTACCGACGGGGCGGCGAACCTGGGCGATGCGAAGCCGGAGACGCTGCAGGCGAAGGTGGAGCTGATGCGGCAGCATGGGATCGCCTTCGATGCGGCGGGATTTGGAACCGAGGGGCTGAATGACAAGCTGCTGGAGCGGCTGACCCGGAATGGGAACGGGCGGTACTACATCGTGGATCGTGCTGAGGATGCGGATGCTGGCTTTGCGAAGCAGCTGGCGGGAGCATTCCGTCCGGCGGCGGAGAATGTGAAGGTGCAGGTGCGCTTCAATCCGGCGCGGGTGGCGAAGTACAAGCTGATCGGCTTCGAGGAGCATCGCTTGAAGAAGGAAGACTTCCGCAACGACTCGGTGGATGCCGCGGAGATGGCGGCGGAGGAGGCGGGCAATGCGCTCTATCAGATTGAGACCCTGCCGCAGGGCGAGGGTGAAGTCGGCGAGGTGAGCGTGCGCTTCCGCGATGCGGCGAGTGGTCAGATGGTCGAGCGGACTTGGACGATTCCTTATGAGGCGCAGGCTCCGGCATTCGATCAGGCGACGCCGTCGATCGAGCTGGCGGGATTGGCTGCGTTTGCCGCGGAGAAGCTGCGGGCAGCGCCGATGGCGGAGGCGGTGGATTTCCAACAGCTGGCGCCGGTGATGGCGAAGGTGAAAGCACGCTATGCGAACAGCAAGCCGGTGGCCGAGTTGGAGTCGATGATTGGCAAGCTGAAGTGA
- a CDS encoding ExbD/TolR family protein produces the protein MMKLESTLPERPGFLFVVPAFNLFALLLVFFLLGPSFASQSGVAVELPVSRFQLERQADVTVVTVTAGEPPAFWVEREPVTLAQLSERLDARRGSETVLLRVDKGVAVETQREVAEVALQKGLKVYLLGQPAEGGEKSKETP, from the coding sequence ATGATGAAGCTGGAATCGACGCTGCCGGAGCGGCCGGGGTTCCTTTTCGTGGTGCCTGCGTTCAATCTGTTCGCGCTGCTGCTGGTGTTTTTCCTGCTCGGTCCGTCCTTTGCCAGCCAATCGGGCGTGGCGGTGGAGTTGCCGGTTTCGCGTTTCCAACTGGAGCGTCAGGCGGATGTGACGGTGGTGACAGTGACGGCCGGTGAGCCGCCGGCTTTCTGGGTGGAACGGGAGCCGGTGACGCTGGCGCAGCTTTCGGAGCGGCTGGATGCGCGGCGCGGGAGTGAGACGGTGCTGCTGCGGGTGGACAAGGGCGTGGCAGTGGAGACGCAACGCGAGGTCGCGGAGGTGGCGTTGCAGAAGGGGTTGAAGGTATATTTGCTGGGGCAGCCGGCGGAGGGTGGGGAAAAATCGAAAGAAACGCCATGA
- a CDS encoding RNA polymerase sigma factor — MTEEKPTLRQIFEAEESPLLRFAHGMVGRRECAEDLVQEAFLRLHAHWDEVANPKAWLYRSVKNLALNYLRDHKRETLVEETPEWDAAAGHDDPDPVGRLEAAGAVRLLLSELRDDDRVLLQLKYHEDLKYDQISERTGLSVGNVGYKLHHLLKSLGESLRRMGIESANG; from the coding sequence ATGACCGAGGAGAAACCGACACTCCGGCAGATCTTCGAGGCGGAGGAGAGTCCACTGCTGCGCTTCGCCCACGGGATGGTGGGCCGCCGCGAATGTGCGGAAGACCTCGTTCAGGAGGCCTTCCTCCGCTTGCACGCCCATTGGGACGAGGTGGCCAATCCGAAAGCGTGGCTCTACCGATCCGTCAAAAATCTAGCTCTCAATTACCTGCGCGACCACAAGCGCGAGACCCTGGTGGAGGAGACTCCCGAGTGGGATGCCGCCGCCGGCCACGACGACCCCGATCCCGTGGGACGTCTCGAGGCCGCCGGCGCCGTCCGACTCCTCCTCTCCGAACTCCGCGATGACGACCGCGTGCTGCTCCAACTGAAATACCACGAAGATCTCAAGTACGACCAAATCAGCGAACGGACCGGCCTGAGCGTCGGCAATGTCGGCTACAAGCTGCACCACCTTCTGAAGTCACTCGGCGAGAGCCTGCGGCGAATGGGGATCGAGAGTGCGAACGGTTAG